A single genomic interval of Theropithecus gelada isolate Dixy chromosome 16, Tgel_1.0, whole genome shotgun sequence harbors:
- the MINK1 gene encoding misshapen-like kinase 1 isoform X6: MGDPAPARSLDDIDLSALRDPAGIFELVEVVGNGTYGQVYKGRHVKTGQLAAIKVMDVTEDEEEEIKQEINMLKKYSHHRNIATYYGAFIKKSPPGNDDQLWLVMEFCGAGSVTDLVKNTKGNALKEDCIAYICREILRGLAHLHAHKVIHRDIKGQNVLLTENAEVKLVDFGVSAQLDRTVGRRNTFIGTPYWMAPEVIACDENPDATYDYRSDIWSLGITAIEMAEGAPPLCDMHPMRALFLIPRNPPPRLKSKKWSKKFIDFIDTCLIKTYLSRPPTEQLLKFPFIRDQPTERQVRIQLKDHIDRSRKKRGEKEETEYEYSGSEEEDDSHGEEGEPSSIMNVPGESTLRREFLRLQQENKSNSEALKQQQQLQQQQQRDPEAHIKHLLHQRQRRIEEQKEERRRVEEQQRREREQRKLQEKEQQRRLEDMQVLRREEERRQAEREQEYKRKQLEEQRQSERLQRQLQQEHAYLKSLQQQQQQQQLQKQQQQQLLPGDRKPLYHYGRGMNPADKPAWAREVEERTRMNKQQNSPLAKSKPSSTGPEPSIPQASPGPAGPLSQTPPMQRPVEPQEGPHKSLVAHRVPLKPYAAPVPRSQSLQDQPTRNLAAFPASHDPDPAIPAPTATPSARGAVIRQNSDPTSEGPGPSPNPPAWVRPDNEAPPKVPQRTSSIATALNTSGAGGSRPAQAVRASNPDLRRSDPGWERSDSVLPASHGHLPQAGSLERNRVGASSKLDSSPVLSPGDKAKPDDHRSRPGRPADFVLLKERTLDEAPRPPKKAMDYSSSSEEVESSEDDEEEGEGGPSEGSRDTPGGRSDGDTDSVSTMVVHDVEEITGTQPPYGGGTMVVQRTPEEERNLLHADSNGYTNLPDVVQPSHSPTENSKGQSPPSKDGSSDYQSRGLVKAPGKSSFTMFVDLGIYQPGGSGDTIPITALVGGEGTRLDQLQYDVRKGSVVNVNPTNTRAHSETPEIRKYKKRFNSEILCAALWGVNLLVGTENGLMLLDRSGQGKVYGLIGRRRFQQMDVLEGLNLLITISGKRNKLRVYYLSWLRNKILHNDPEVEKKQGWTTVGDMEGCGHYRVVKYERIKFLVIALKSSVEVYAWAPKPYHKFMAFKSFADLPHRPLLVDLTVEEGQRLKVIYGSSAGFHAVDVDSGNSYDIYIPVHIQSQITPHAIIFLPNTDGMEMLLCYEDEGVYVNTYGRIIKDVVLQWGEMPTSVAYICSNQIMGWGEKAIEIRSVETGHLDGVFMHKRAQRLKFLCERNDKVFFASVRSGGSSQVYFMTLNRNCIMNW; the protein is encoded by the exons GACCCTGCTGGGATCTTTGAGCTTGTGGAGGTGGTCGGCAATGGAACCTACGGACAGGTGTACAAG GGTCGGCATGTCAAGACTGGGCAGCTGGCTGCCATCAAGGTCATGGATGTCACCGAG gatgaggaagaagagatCAAACAGGAGATCAACATGCTGAAAAAATACTCTCACCACCGCAACATTGCCACCTACTATGGAGCCTTCATCAAGAAGAGCCCCCCGGGAAACGATGACCAGCTCTGG CTGGTGATGGAGTTCTGTGGTGCTGGTTCAGTGACTGACCTGGTAAAGAACACGAAAGGAAACGCCCTGAAGGAGGACTGTATCGCCTACATCTGCAGGGAGATCCTCAGG GGTCTGGCCCATCTCCATGCCCACAAGGTCATCCATCGAGACATCAAGGGGCAGAATGTGCTGCTGACAGAGAATGCTGAGGTCAAGCTAG TGGATTTTGGGGTGAGTGCTCAGCTGGACCGCACCGTGGGCAGACGGAACACTTTCATTGGGACTCCCTACTGGATGGCTCCAGAGGTCATCGCCTGTGATGAGAACCCCGATGCCACCTACGATTACAGG AGTGACATTTGGTCTCTAGGAATCACAGCCATCGAGATGGCAGAGGGCGCCCCCC CTCTGTGTGACATGCACCCCATGCGAGCCCTCTTCCTCATTCCTCGGAACCCTCCGCCCAGACTCAAGTCCAAGAAGTG GTCTAAGAAGTTCATTGACTTCATTGACACATGTCTCATCAAGACTTACCTGAGCCGCCCACCCACGGAGCAGCTGCTGAAGTTTCCCTTCATCCGGGACCAGCCCACGGAGCGGCAGGTCCGCATCCAGCTTAAGGACCACATTGACCGATCCCGGAAGAAGCGGGGTGAGAAAG AGGAGACAGAATATGAGTACAGCGGCAGCGAGGAGGAAGACGACAGccatggagaggaaggagagCCAAG CTCCATCATGAACGTGCCTGGAGAGTCGACTCTACGCCGGGAATTTCTCCGCCTCCAGCAGGAAAATAAGAGCAACTCAGAGGCTttaaaacagcagcagcagctgcagcagcagcagcagcgagACCCCGAGGCACACATCAAACACCTGCTGCACCAGCGGCAGAGGCGCATAGAGGAGCAGAAGGAGGAGCGGCGCCGCGTGGAGGAG CAACAGCGGCGGGAGCGGGAGCAGCGGAAGCTGCAGGAGAAGGAGCAGCAGCGGCGGCTGGAGGACATGCAGGTTCTGCGGCGGGAGGAGGAGCGGCGGCAGGCGGAGCGTGAGCAG GAATACAAGCGGAAGCAGCTGGAGGAGCAGCGGCAGTCAGAGCGTCTCCAGAGGcagctgcagcaggagcatgCCTACCTCAAGTccctgcagcagcagcaacagcagcagcagcttcagaaacagcagcagcagcagctcctgcCTGGGGACAGGAAGCCCCTGTACCATTATGGTCGGGGCATGAATCCCGCTGACAAACCAGCCTGGGCCCGAGAG GTAGAAGAGAGAACAAGGATGAACAAGCAGCAGAACTCTCCCTTGGCCAAGAGCAAGCCAAGCAGCACGGGGCCTGAGCCCTCCATCCCCCAGGCCTCCCCCGGACCTGCAGGACCCCTTTCCCAGACTCCTCCTATGCAGAGGCCGGTGGAGCCCCAGGAGGGACCGCACAAG AGCCTGGTGGCACACCGGGTCCCACTGAAGCCATATGCAGCACCTGTACCCCGATCCCAGTCCCTGCAGGACCAGCCCACCCGAAACCTGGctgccttcccagcctcccaTGACCCCGACCCTGCCATCCCTGCACCCACTGCCACGCCCAGTGCCCGAGGAGCTGTCATCCGCCAGAATTCAGACCCCACCTCTGAAGGACCTGGCCCCAGCCCGAACCCCCCAGCCTGGGTCCGCCCAGATAACGAGGCCCCACCCAAG GTGCCTCAGAGGACCTCATCTATCGCCACTGCCCTTAACACCAGTGGGGCCGGAGGATCCCGGCCAGCCCAGGCAGTCCGTGCCAG TAACCCCGACCTCAGGAGGAGCGACCCTGGCTGGGAACGCTCGGACAGTGTCCTCCCAGCCTCGCACGGGCACCTCCCCCAGGCCGGCTCACTGGAGCGGAACCGCGTGGGAG CCTCCTCCAAACTGGACAGCTCCCCAGTGCTCTCTCCTGGGGATAAAGCCAAGCCCGATGACCACCGCTCGCGGCCAGGCCGGCCCGCA GACTTCGTGTTGCTGAAAGAGCGGACCCTGGACGAggcccctcggcctcccaagaaggCCATGGACTACTCATCGTCCAGCGAGGAGGTGGAGAGCAGTGAGGATGACGAGGAGGAAGGCGAAGGCGGGCCATCAGAGGGGAGCAGAGACACCCCTGGGGGCCG CAGCGATGGGGATACAGACAGCGTCAGCACCATGGTGGTCCACGACGTCGAGGAGATCACCGGGACCCAGCCCCCATACGGGGGTGGCACCATGGTGGTCCAGCGT ACCCCTGAGGAGGAGCGGAACCTGCTGCATGCTGACAGCAACGGGTATACAAACCTGCCTGACGTGGTGCAGCCCAGCCACTCACCCACCGAGAACAGCAAAGGCCAAAGCCCGCCCTCGAAGGATGGGAGCAGTGAC TACCAGTCTCGTGGGCTGGTAAAGGCTCCTGGCAAGAGCTCGTTCACGATGTTTGTGGATCTAGGGATCTACCAGCCTGGAGGCAGTGGGGACACCATCCCCATCACAG CCCTAGTGGGTGGAGAGGGCACTCGGCTCGACCAGCTGCAGTACGACGTGAGGAAGGGTTCTGTGGTCAACGTGAATCCCACCAACACCCGGGCCCACAGTGAGACCCCTGAGATCCGGAAGTACAAGAAGCGATTCAACTCTGAGATTCTGTGTGCAGCCCTTTGGG GGGTCAACCTGCTGGTGGGCACGGAGAACGGGCTGATGTTGCTGGACCGAAGTGGGCAGGGCAAGGTGTACGGACTCATTGGGCGGCGACGCTTCCAGCAGATGGACGTGCTGGAGGGGCTCAACCTGCTCATCACCATCTCAG GGAAAAGGAACAAACTGCGGGTGTATTACCTGTCTTGGCTCCGGAACAAGATTCTGCACAATGACCCAGAAGTGGAGAAGAAGCAGGGCTGGACCACCGTCGGGGACATGGAGGGCTGCGGGCACTACCGTGTCG TGAAATATGAGCGGATTAAGTTCCTGGTCATCGCCCTCAAGAGCTCCGTGGAGGTGTATGCCTGGGCCCCCAAACCCTACCACAAATTCATGGCCTTCAAG TCCTTTGCCGACCTCCCTCACCGCCCTCTGCTGGTCGACCTGACAGTAGAGGAGGGGCAGCGGCTCAAGGTCATCTATGGCTCCAGTGCTGGCTTCCATGCTGTGGATGTCGACTCGGGGAACAGCTATGACATCTACATCCCTGTGCAC ATCCAGAGCCAGATCACGCCCCATGCCATCATTTTCCTCCCCAACACCGACGGCATGGAGATGCTGCTGTGCTACGAGGACGAGGGTGTCTACGTCAACACATACGGGCGGATCATTAAGGATGTGGTGCTGCAGTGGGGAGAGATGCCCACCTCTGTGG CCTACATCTGCTCCAACCAGATAATGGGCTGGGGTGAGAAAGCCATTGAGATCCGCTCTGTGGAGACGGGCCACCTGGACGGGGTCTTCATGCACAAACGAGCCCAGAGGCTCAAGTTCCTGTGTGAGCGGAATGACAAG GTGTTTTTTGCCTCAGTCCGCTCTGGGGGCAGCAGCCAAGTTTACTTCATGACTCTGAACCGTAACTGCATCATGAACTGGTGA
- the MINK1 gene encoding misshapen-like kinase 1 isoform X4 — MGDPAPARSLDDIDLSALRDPAGIFELVEVVGNGTYGQVYKGRHVKTGQLAAIKVMDVTEDEEEEIKQEINMLKKYSHHRNIATYYGAFIKKSPPGNDDQLWLVMEFCGAGSVTDLVKNTKGNALKEDCIAYICREILRGLAHLHAHKVIHRDIKGQNVLLTENAEVKLVDFGVSAQLDRTVGRRNTFIGTPYWMAPEVIACDENPDATYDYRSDIWSLGITAIEMAEGAPPLCDMHPMRALFLIPRNPPPRLKSKKWSKKFIDFIDTCLIKTYLSRPPTEQLLKFPFIRDQPTERQVRIQLKDHIDRSRKKRGEKEETEYEYSGSEEEDDSHGEEGEPSSIMNVPGESTLRREFLRLQQENKSNSEALKQQQQLQQQQQRDPEAHIKHLLHQRQRRIEEQKEERRRVEEQQRREREQRKLQEKEQQRRLEDMQVLRREEERRQAEREQEYKRKQLEEQRQSERLQRQLQQEHAYLKSLQQQQQQQQLQKQQQQQLLPGDRKPLYHYGRGMNPADKPAWAREVEERTRMNKQQNSPLAKSKPSSTGPEPSIPQASPGPAGPLSQTPPMQRPVEPQEGPHKSLQDQPTRNLAAFPASHDPDPAIPAPTATPSARGAVIRQNSDPTSEGPGPSPNPPAWVRPDNEAPPKVPQRTSSIATALNTSGAGGSRPAQAVRARPRSNSAWQIYLQRRAERGTPKPPGPPAQPPGPPNASSNPDLRRSDPGWERSDSVLPASHGHLPQAGSLERNRVGASSKLDSSPVLSPGDKAKPDDHRSRPGRPADFVLLKERTLDEAPRPPKKAMDYSSSSEEVESSEDDEEEGEGGPSEGSRDTPGGRSDGDTDSVSTMVVHDVEEITGTQPPYGGGTMVVQRTPEEERNLLHADSNGYTNLPDVVQPSHSPTENSKGQSPPSKDGSSDYQSRGLVKAPGKSSFTMFVDLGIYQPGGSGDTIPITALVGGEGTRLDQLQYDVRKGSVVNVNPTNTRAHSETPEIRKYKKRFNSEILCAALWGVNLLVGTENGLMLLDRSGQGKVYGLIGRRRFQQMDVLEGLNLLITISGKRNKLRVYYLSWLRNKILHNDPEVEKKQGWTTVGDMEGCGHYRVVKYERIKFLVIALKSSVEVYAWAPKPYHKFMAFKSFADLPHRPLLVDLTVEEGQRLKVIYGSSAGFHAVDVDSGNSYDIYIPVHIQSQITPHAIIFLPNTDGMEMLLCYEDEGVYVNTYGRIIKDVVLQWGEMPTSVAYICSNQIMGWGEKAIEIRSVETGHLDGVFMHKRAQRLKFLCERNDKVFFASVRSGGSSQVYFMTLNRNCIMNW; from the exons GACCCTGCTGGGATCTTTGAGCTTGTGGAGGTGGTCGGCAATGGAACCTACGGACAGGTGTACAAG GGTCGGCATGTCAAGACTGGGCAGCTGGCTGCCATCAAGGTCATGGATGTCACCGAG gatgaggaagaagagatCAAACAGGAGATCAACATGCTGAAAAAATACTCTCACCACCGCAACATTGCCACCTACTATGGAGCCTTCATCAAGAAGAGCCCCCCGGGAAACGATGACCAGCTCTGG CTGGTGATGGAGTTCTGTGGTGCTGGTTCAGTGACTGACCTGGTAAAGAACACGAAAGGAAACGCCCTGAAGGAGGACTGTATCGCCTACATCTGCAGGGAGATCCTCAGG GGTCTGGCCCATCTCCATGCCCACAAGGTCATCCATCGAGACATCAAGGGGCAGAATGTGCTGCTGACAGAGAATGCTGAGGTCAAGCTAG TGGATTTTGGGGTGAGTGCTCAGCTGGACCGCACCGTGGGCAGACGGAACACTTTCATTGGGACTCCCTACTGGATGGCTCCAGAGGTCATCGCCTGTGATGAGAACCCCGATGCCACCTACGATTACAGG AGTGACATTTGGTCTCTAGGAATCACAGCCATCGAGATGGCAGAGGGCGCCCCCC CTCTGTGTGACATGCACCCCATGCGAGCCCTCTTCCTCATTCCTCGGAACCCTCCGCCCAGACTCAAGTCCAAGAAGTG GTCTAAGAAGTTCATTGACTTCATTGACACATGTCTCATCAAGACTTACCTGAGCCGCCCACCCACGGAGCAGCTGCTGAAGTTTCCCTTCATCCGGGACCAGCCCACGGAGCGGCAGGTCCGCATCCAGCTTAAGGACCACATTGACCGATCCCGGAAGAAGCGGGGTGAGAAAG AGGAGACAGAATATGAGTACAGCGGCAGCGAGGAGGAAGACGACAGccatggagaggaaggagagCCAAG CTCCATCATGAACGTGCCTGGAGAGTCGACTCTACGCCGGGAATTTCTCCGCCTCCAGCAGGAAAATAAGAGCAACTCAGAGGCTttaaaacagcagcagcagctgcagcagcagcagcagcgagACCCCGAGGCACACATCAAACACCTGCTGCACCAGCGGCAGAGGCGCATAGAGGAGCAGAAGGAGGAGCGGCGCCGCGTGGAGGAG CAACAGCGGCGGGAGCGGGAGCAGCGGAAGCTGCAGGAGAAGGAGCAGCAGCGGCGGCTGGAGGACATGCAGGTTCTGCGGCGGGAGGAGGAGCGGCGGCAGGCGGAGCGTGAGCAG GAATACAAGCGGAAGCAGCTGGAGGAGCAGCGGCAGTCAGAGCGTCTCCAGAGGcagctgcagcaggagcatgCCTACCTCAAGTccctgcagcagcagcaacagcagcagcagcttcagaaacagcagcagcagcagctcctgcCTGGGGACAGGAAGCCCCTGTACCATTATGGTCGGGGCATGAATCCCGCTGACAAACCAGCCTGGGCCCGAGAG GTAGAAGAGAGAACAAGGATGAACAAGCAGCAGAACTCTCCCTTGGCCAAGAGCAAGCCAAGCAGCACGGGGCCTGAGCCCTCCATCCCCCAGGCCTCCCCCGGACCTGCAGGACCCCTTTCCCAGACTCCTCCTATGCAGAGGCCGGTGGAGCCCCAGGAGGGACCGCACAAG TCCCTGCAGGACCAGCCCACCCGAAACCTGGctgccttcccagcctcccaTGACCCCGACCCTGCCATCCCTGCACCCACTGCCACGCCCAGTGCCCGAGGAGCTGTCATCCGCCAGAATTCAGACCCCACCTCTGAAGGACCTGGCCCCAGCCCGAACCCCCCAGCCTGGGTCCGCCCAGATAACGAGGCCCCACCCAAG GTGCCTCAGAGGACCTCATCTATCGCCACTGCCCTTAACACCAGTGGGGCCGGAGGATCCCGGCCAGCCCAGGCAGTCCGTGCCAG ACCTCGCAGCAACTCCGCCTGGCAAATCTATCTGCAAAGGCGGGCAGAGCGGGGCACCCCAAAGCCTCCAGGGCCCCCTGCTCAGCCCCCTGGCCCGCCCAACGCCTCTAG TAACCCCGACCTCAGGAGGAGCGACCCTGGCTGGGAACGCTCGGACAGTGTCCTCCCAGCCTCGCACGGGCACCTCCCCCAGGCCGGCTCACTGGAGCGGAACCGCGTGGGAG CCTCCTCCAAACTGGACAGCTCCCCAGTGCTCTCTCCTGGGGATAAAGCCAAGCCCGATGACCACCGCTCGCGGCCAGGCCGGCCCGCA GACTTCGTGTTGCTGAAAGAGCGGACCCTGGACGAggcccctcggcctcccaagaaggCCATGGACTACTCATCGTCCAGCGAGGAGGTGGAGAGCAGTGAGGATGACGAGGAGGAAGGCGAAGGCGGGCCATCAGAGGGGAGCAGAGACACCCCTGGGGGCCG CAGCGATGGGGATACAGACAGCGTCAGCACCATGGTGGTCCACGACGTCGAGGAGATCACCGGGACCCAGCCCCCATACGGGGGTGGCACCATGGTGGTCCAGCGT ACCCCTGAGGAGGAGCGGAACCTGCTGCATGCTGACAGCAACGGGTATACAAACCTGCCTGACGTGGTGCAGCCCAGCCACTCACCCACCGAGAACAGCAAAGGCCAAAGCCCGCCCTCGAAGGATGGGAGCAGTGAC TACCAGTCTCGTGGGCTGGTAAAGGCTCCTGGCAAGAGCTCGTTCACGATGTTTGTGGATCTAGGGATCTACCAGCCTGGAGGCAGTGGGGACACCATCCCCATCACAG CCCTAGTGGGTGGAGAGGGCACTCGGCTCGACCAGCTGCAGTACGACGTGAGGAAGGGTTCTGTGGTCAACGTGAATCCCACCAACACCCGGGCCCACAGTGAGACCCCTGAGATCCGGAAGTACAAGAAGCGATTCAACTCTGAGATTCTGTGTGCAGCCCTTTGGG GGGTCAACCTGCTGGTGGGCACGGAGAACGGGCTGATGTTGCTGGACCGAAGTGGGCAGGGCAAGGTGTACGGACTCATTGGGCGGCGACGCTTCCAGCAGATGGACGTGCTGGAGGGGCTCAACCTGCTCATCACCATCTCAG GGAAAAGGAACAAACTGCGGGTGTATTACCTGTCTTGGCTCCGGAACAAGATTCTGCACAATGACCCAGAAGTGGAGAAGAAGCAGGGCTGGACCACCGTCGGGGACATGGAGGGCTGCGGGCACTACCGTGTCG TGAAATATGAGCGGATTAAGTTCCTGGTCATCGCCCTCAAGAGCTCCGTGGAGGTGTATGCCTGGGCCCCCAAACCCTACCACAAATTCATGGCCTTCAAG TCCTTTGCCGACCTCCCTCACCGCCCTCTGCTGGTCGACCTGACAGTAGAGGAGGGGCAGCGGCTCAAGGTCATCTATGGCTCCAGTGCTGGCTTCCATGCTGTGGATGTCGACTCGGGGAACAGCTATGACATCTACATCCCTGTGCAC ATCCAGAGCCAGATCACGCCCCATGCCATCATTTTCCTCCCCAACACCGACGGCATGGAGATGCTGCTGTGCTACGAGGACGAGGGTGTCTACGTCAACACATACGGGCGGATCATTAAGGATGTGGTGCTGCAGTGGGGAGAGATGCCCACCTCTGTGG CCTACATCTGCTCCAACCAGATAATGGGCTGGGGTGAGAAAGCCATTGAGATCCGCTCTGTGGAGACGGGCCACCTGGACGGGGTCTTCATGCACAAACGAGCCCAGAGGCTCAAGTTCCTGTGTGAGCGGAATGACAAG GTGTTTTTTGCCTCAGTCCGCTCTGGGGGCAGCAGCCAAGTTTACTTCATGACTCTGAACCGTAACTGCATCATGAACTGGTGA